One region of Zerene cesonia ecotype Mississippi chromosome 15, Zerene_cesonia_1.1, whole genome shotgun sequence genomic DNA includes:
- the LOC119832259 gene encoding senecionine N-oxygenase isoform X2 translates to MSRVCVVGAGAAGLCAARHLLEAPCVSQVDVLEQSGQLGGTWVYTENVGYDDFGLPIHTSMYKSLRTNLPKEIMGFPDFPIPESDKSYLPAKDMLAFLQLYADKHGVTEHINFKQHVQQIKPKTGPSGELWDVTYKDLTTSVSVTKEYDYVFICNGHYNTPFIPNIPGLKEFEGDVMHSHDYRVPEIFTGKRVLVIGAGPSGMDIALEITSVTTKVILSHHLKEEPKSVFPNNLVMKPDVVKLDGRKVIFADGSHDEVDVVFLCTGYLYNFPFLDESCGIVVEDNCVEPLYKHLVNIQHPTMCFIGVPYYVCAFSMFDLQVRYYVRSMNGVFKLPSPDEMMQHWEQEKQERAARGYTKRQAHMMGPDQADYYISLSTESGSRPLPPVFTAIHNDSSLKFMDDLANYRNEVYKILDDEKFVVLPM, encoded by the exons ATGTCTCGTGTATGCGTAGTCGGTGCTGGCGCCGCTGGTCTCTGCGCGGCTCGCCATCTCCTAGAAGCACCTTGCGTGTCTCAGGTGGATGTTCTGGAACAATCTGGACAGTTGGGAGGTACATGGGTGTACACAGAGAACGTGGGATATGATGACTTCGGCCTCCCCATTCATACCAGCATGTATAAGAGTTTGAG AACGAATTTACCCAAAGAGATCATGGGCTTCCCAGATTTCCCAATACCAGAGAGTGACAAATCTTACTTACCAGCTAAAGACATGCTTGCTTTCCTACAATTGTACGCAGATAAACACGGTGTTACGGAACATATTAAT TTCAAACAACACGTCCAACAAATAAAGCCTAAGACTGGACCTTCGGGCGAGCTCTGGGATGTGACTTATAAGGACCTGACTACTTCAGTTTCCGTTACAAAAGAGTATGACTACGTGTTCATATGCAATGGACATTATAATACCCCTTTCATTCCGAATATTCCGGGTTTGAAGGAGTTTGAAG GGGACGTTATGCATAGCCACGATTACAGAGTGCCAGAAATATTCACCGGCAAGCGAGTCCTGGTCATCGGAGCTGGACCTTCCGGTATGGACATAGCTCTGGAGATCACCAGCGTCACCACGAAGGTGATCCTTAGCCACCACCTGAAAGAAGAGCCGAAGAGCGTGTTCCCGAACAACCTGGTGATGAAACCTGATGTGGTGAAGTTGGATGGGCGGAAGGTGATCTTCGCTGATGGCAGTCACGATGAAGTGGATGTGGTTTTCCTTTGTACTG GGTACCTATACAATTTCCCGTTCCTGGATGAGTCGTGCGGTATCGTGGTGGAGGATAACTGTGTGGAGCCGTTATACAAGCACTTGGTGAACATCCAGCACCCCACAATGTGCTTCATCGGAGTGCCGTATTATGTGTGCGCTTTCTCCATGTTCGATCTGCAA GTGCGCTACTACGTGCGGTCAATGAACGGCGTGTTCAAGCTTCCATCACCAGATGAGATGATGCAGCACTGGGAGCAGGAGAAGCAGGAGCGAGCCGCGCGCGGTTACACCAAACGGCAGGCGCACATGATGGGACCCGACCAG GCTGATTACTACATATCTCTATCCACGGAGAGCGGCAGTCGACCCCTTCCGCCGGTATTCACGGCCATACATAACGACAGCAGTCTCAAGTTTATGGACGATCTGGCTAATTATAGAAACGAAGTGTATAAAATCTTGGATGACGAGAAATTTGTCGTATTGCCGATGTGA